In a genomic window of Flavobacterium crassostreae:
- the recR gene encoding recombination mediator RecR, whose translation MEFSSKLIEKAVNEIAQLPGIGKRSALRLVLHLLKQPKEQTTFLSQALTQMRENIQYCTNCHNISDSLVCEICSNTNRDHQVVCVVEDIRDVMAIENTGQYRGIYHVLGGKISPIDGVGPSQLKITTLLEKVKQNQVSEIIFALSATMEGDTTNFYIYKQIAHSNVQISTIARGIAVGDELEYADEVTLGRSILQRVPFEKSFKNN comes from the coding sequence ATGGAATTTTCATCAAAATTAATAGAAAAAGCAGTCAACGAAATTGCCCAACTACCCGGTATAGGCAAACGCTCCGCCTTGCGGTTAGTGCTGCATTTATTAAAACAACCCAAAGAACAAACCACCTTTTTGTCGCAAGCACTAACACAAATGCGCGAAAACATCCAATATTGCACCAATTGCCATAACATATCCGATAGCCTTGTTTGCGAAATCTGCTCCAACACCAACCGAGACCACCAAGTAGTATGCGTAGTAGAAGACATCAGAGACGTAATGGCCATAGAAAACACAGGCCAATACCGAGGTATTTATCACGTTCTTGGAGGCAAAATATCGCCCATTGACGGCGTAGGTCCCAGCCAACTCAAAATAACTACCCTTCTAGAAAAAGTCAAACAAAACCAAGTATCCGAAATCATTTTTGCCCTGAGCGCCACCATGGAAGGAGACACCACCAACTTTTATATATACAAACAAATTGCCCATTCCAACGTTCAGATATCTACCATAGCCCGCGGAATTGCCGTAGGAGATGAACTAGAATATGCAGACGAAGTAACCCTTGGTCGGAGTATTTTGCAACGGGTCCCGTTCGAAAAATCATTCAAGAACAATTAA
- a CDS encoding polysaccharide biosynthesis/export family protein, which produces MDKYVFFLCLSISMLFASCIPTQDLIYLQQKEADPMQNTITEVAAKPYRLQTNDVLSIDIKASDPKLVAIFNTKEDLVTEKSTNDLYFNGFTVDDHGNIRMPILGLVNVIGFTLEEVRAKIESQLLSEYFKKEANIFVTVKLAGFRYTINGEVTNTGTKILFQDSVTIMEAIANAGDITITGNRKAVTIIRKTPTGNTLQEIDLTDQKAMQSPYYYLQPNDYIYVKPLKQKTWGTGKTGIESLSTLIALLSLATTTFLLLRK; this is translated from the coding sequence ATGGATAAGTATGTGTTTTTTTTATGCCTAAGCATTAGTATGTTGTTTGCCTCGTGTATTCCTACACAGGATTTAATCTATTTGCAACAAAAAGAGGCAGACCCAATGCAGAATACCATCACAGAAGTAGCTGCAAAACCCTATAGATTACAAACAAACGATGTTTTGAGTATAGACATCAAAGCAAGTGACCCCAAGTTGGTTGCTATATTTAATACCAAAGAAGATCTAGTTACCGAAAAATCCACCAACGATCTATATTTTAATGGTTTTACAGTAGATGACCACGGCAACATCCGAATGCCTATTTTGGGTCTGGTAAACGTTATAGGGTTTACCCTTGAAGAGGTGAGAGCAAAGATCGAAAGCCAATTGCTATCGGAATATTTTAAAAAAGAAGCCAATATTTTTGTAACCGTAAAGCTGGCCGGATTTAGATACACCATCAATGGCGAAGTAACAAATACAGGAACAAAAATTTTGTTTCAAGATAGCGTCACCATAATGGAAGCCATTGCCAATGCGGGAGATATCACCATTACCGGAAACAGAAAAGCCGTAACCATAATCCGAAAAACCCCTACAGGCAATACCCTACAAGAGATTGACCTTACAGATCAAAAAGCCATGCAATCTCCGTATTATTATTTGCAACCCAATGACTATATTTATGTAAAACCACTCAAACAAAAAACATGGGGTACCGGAAAAACAGGCATAGAATCCTTGAGTACCCTAATTGCTTTGTTATCCTTGGCAACCACTACTTTTTTGTTACTTAGAAAATAA